DNA sequence from the Salvelinus fontinalis isolate EN_2023a chromosome 33, ASM2944872v1, whole genome shotgun sequence genome:
TGCACTATTTGGGAACTGTAAATTCATACATTCTATTTATAATGGCTTTAGACCGATATGTTTCAATCTGTTTCCCTCTCAGATATCCAATGATTATCAAAAACTCCACTATTCATATTCTCAGTACTACTGCTTGGATTGTTGCGAAAGCCTGCCCATTGATGATGGTAATTAGGGCCTATCCTCTTCCTTACTGTGACTCCAACAAAATCATGCAGTGCTACTGTGATCATATCGCTATAACAACGCTTGCATGCACTGATAGGGCTCCTTATAGTTTTCCTGCTTTTATCTTTGCCATGCTGGCATTACTGGGACCTCTTGCTTTTATTATATTCTCATATTGCTCTATTATTGTGGCAGTTGTTCAGATTGCGAGCACACAAGGCCGCCTCAAAACCCTTTCTACCTGCAGTGGTCAGCTGATCATCATTGCCCTGTATTATCTCCCCAGGTGTTTTATTTATCTGTCCAGTAATATCGGCATTAGATTCAGCACTGATTTACGTATTGTTATTATCATGTTGTATAGTCTGCTCCCTCCCATGATCAATCCACTGATATACTGTTTCAAGACAAAACATATAAAAACAAGCCTTATGAAAAGATTCAAGAAGTCAATTGCTACACAGAAAGATAATGTATTTGCTGTAAGCCAATGATTAAAGTAGATTTTTATTCAGAGATTGAGTTCTGTTATTATGTTTAGACATACTTGTCCCTTCAACAATATTAACTGAGTACCAAATCCTGATTTTAAGCCAAAATGGACATATATGGCCCTAATGCTGTGTAACAGTAGCAAACACCTTGTTAGATTGACACAgatataacatgtagtgtttattgttGTACAAAGAACATtatgtatttgtttattttaaaCCCGGTTGTTTCTGATATTCTCTTTAGTATCACCATATTACCAAAGATTATTGCCAGGTATAGCCAACGATTACATTTGTTTTGAATCAGAGGATTTTTTATTATGTTCAGAATTCCCTACAACAATATAAACTGAGTACCAAATCCTACCTTAAAATCCCAAACTGACATACAAGGAAGGCCTTGATTCTGTTGAACCTGCTCAGTAGGGAACACATTTCGTTagattgacacacacacagcatgtagGGTTTCTTGTTGTAGAAAGAGTATTGCATTAACTCACTGGGTAGTTTTTCCCCTTGTGGCTTTGCCATCTACAGAACTTGTCAACGTCATCACAAATTATTCGGTCACTAAGTAGATAAATTGTGAGCATAAAGATCATTGGTGAAGAGCTTCTCAGGAAGTGTCTTCGTACTCACATTTTAGTTTACTGTAATCGAGGTAAGGACATTTTTCTAACATCATTTATTTGATTTTTGGTGTATCGAACTGAGTACATGGATGATGAGTGATAATGGT
Encoded proteins:
- the LOC129832550 gene encoding olfactory receptor 2AT4-like produces the protein MSAGNHSFVTEFVIVGFPGLQPEFYGLASTVLFLVYFCTTVGNVVILVLFATDRDLHKPMYFVILHLVVSDILFSTTTLPKIIARYWFQAGAISFTGCFVQMYVVHYLGTVNSYILFIMALDRYVSICFPLRYPMIIKNSTIHILSTTAWIVAKACPLMMVIRAYPLPYCDSNKIMQCYCDHIAITTLACTDRAPYSFPAFIFAMLALLGPLAFIIFSYCSIIVAVVQIASTQGRLKTLSTCSGQLIIIALYYLPRCFIYLSSNIGIRFSTDLRIVIIMLYSLLPPMINPLIYCFKTKHIKTSLMKRFKKSIATQKDNVFAVSQ